The following are from one region of the Bacillus methanolicus MGA3 genome:
- the cmk gene encoding (d)CMP kinase: protein MRKKISIAIDGPAAAGKSTVAKIVAERLSYLYIDTGAMYRALTYKAIQQNVDLQNESELLDMLLDTSIEFVQEKKGQLVLLDGENVTDEIRTNDVTNSVSIVAKHKKVREEMVKRQQELASGGGVVMDGRDIGTHVLPKAEVKIFLLASVEERAQRRHQENLQKGFSSNLEKLKEEIAKRDKIDSEREVAPLRKADDAYEIDTTSLSIEQVVDNIMALAEERIESI, encoded by the coding sequence ATGAGAAAGAAAATTTCGATTGCAATTGACGGACCTGCAGCAGCAGGTAAAAGTACGGTTGCCAAGATTGTGGCAGAAAGGCTGTCATACTTATATATTGATACTGGTGCAATGTACCGTGCATTAACTTATAAAGCGATTCAGCAAAATGTGGATCTCCAGAATGAATCAGAGTTATTGGATATGCTGCTTGACACATCTATTGAATTCGTTCAGGAGAAGAAAGGGCAGCTTGTATTACTTGATGGAGAAAATGTTACCGATGAAATTCGGACAAATGATGTGACAAATTCCGTCTCAATCGTGGCAAAACATAAAAAAGTACGTGAAGAAATGGTGAAAAGGCAACAGGAGTTGGCTTCCGGCGGCGGAGTTGTCATGGATGGGCGCGACATCGGAACGCATGTACTTCCAAAGGCCGAGGTGAAAATTTTTCTATTAGCAAGCGTAGAGGAAAGGGCACAAAGACGCCATCAGGAAAATCTTCAAAAAGGATTTTCTTCAAATTTGGAGAAATTAAAAGAAGAGATTGCTAAACGTGATAAAATTGATTCTGAGAGGGAAGTGGCTCCTCTAAGAAAAGCTGATGATGCATATGAAATAGATACAACTTCTCTTTCAATTGAACAAGTGGTGGATAATATCATGGCATTGGCGGAAGAAAGGATCGAGTCGATTTGA
- a CDS encoding YpfB family protein — MKTFERILMKVIVIQFIILLSVQFFFHKLNIFPELKQITQYEGVSENHFTQKLETFKGR; from the coding sequence ATGAAGACGTTTGAAAGGATTCTTATGAAAGTTATTGTTATTCAATTTATAATCTTGCTTTCAGTACAGTTTTTTTTTCATAAACTAAATATTTTTCCAGAATTAAAGCAAATCACACAATATGAAGGCGTCAGTGAAAACCATTTTACTCAAAAACTTGAAACATTTAAGGGGCGTTAA
- a CDS encoding flagellar brake protein produces MLKIGDTLMLEPKYSNSFETYKCRLVERIGNDLYIDYPVNTITKRTVFLLDGTQLKVTFVGAYSSVYLFESEVMGRVKQKIPMLILSYPGKKNLIKIQRRQYVRVETPADVAIHPLNGEFQPFTAVTEDISAGGAAAILAGNNEILREGMIVEAIFVLPFQSGEYHYKSFKSRVVRIVDVSENRKKISLQFMEISGQDRQLLLRFCFERQLEMKKKGLSC; encoded by the coding sequence ATGTTAAAAATAGGCGATACCTTAATGCTTGAACCAAAATATTCGAACTCTTTCGAAACATATAAATGCAGACTCGTAGAAAGGATAGGCAACGATTTATACATTGATTATCCTGTAAACACGATTACCAAACGGACTGTTTTTTTGCTTGACGGAACACAATTGAAAGTCACTTTCGTCGGAGCATACAGTTCCGTATATTTGTTTGAATCAGAGGTAATGGGGCGGGTTAAGCAAAAGATCCCGATGCTTATACTATCCTACCCTGGCAAAAAAAATTTGATAAAGATACAGCGTCGCCAGTATGTGCGTGTTGAAACGCCTGCAGATGTCGCCATTCATCCACTAAACGGCGAATTTCAGCCATTTACAGCCGTCACAGAAGATATAAGTGCGGGAGGGGCAGCAGCAATCCTGGCTGGAAACAACGAAATTTTAAGGGAAGGTATGATTGTTGAGGCGATTTTTGTTCTTCCTTTTCAGAGCGGAGAATATCATTATAAGAGTTTTAAAAGCCGCGTTGTCCGGATTGTTGATGTAAGTGAGAACCGAAAGAAAATTTCCCTGCAATTTATGGAAATCTCTGGACAAGACAGACAGCTCTTGCTTCGTTTTTGTTTTGAAAGGCAGTTAGAGATGAAGAAAAAAGGTTTAAGCTGTTAA
- the ypeB gene encoding germination protein YpeB, whose product MLRGILIGVLAAGIAGTAYWGYQEHREKNAILLNSENNYQRAFHDLTYQLDLLHDEIGTTLAMNSKKSLSPALAEVWRLTSAAHTNVGQLPLTLLPFNKTEEFLSKIGDFSYRTAVRDLEKEPLSKKEYKALQSLYKQSADIQNEMRKVQHLVLKNNLRWMDVELALASGKEGTDNTIIDGFKTVEKTVEGYSETDFGPAFLNMQKRDENYKYLEGKNISKNEAVKIAKNYASLGNDVNVKVSENGKGSEYGFYSVTIQDQKNNHEASLDITKKGGYPIWYILSRNVKKQKISLNEASNRAITFLKDNGFKNLDLFESAQYDNVGVFTFVGKQDDVRIYPDSIKMKIALDNGKVIGFSAEDYLRSHHTRKLPNPSQSIAKARTKINPNVKIMEESKAIIINDLNQEVLCYEFLGTLGDDTYRIFINSDSGVEEKVEKLKNAEPIYEDVV is encoded by the coding sequence TTGCTTAGAGGAATACTTATAGGCGTTTTGGCGGCAGGTATTGCAGGTACGGCGTACTGGGGCTATCAGGAGCATCGAGAGAAAAATGCCATTCTTTTAAATTCGGAAAACAATTATCAGCGTGCCTTTCATGATCTGACGTATCAATTAGATCTTTTGCATGATGAAATTGGAACAACATTGGCTATGAACTCTAAAAAATCACTATCTCCGGCCCTTGCTGAAGTCTGGAGATTAACATCTGCTGCCCATACCAATGTCGGCCAATTACCACTGACGCTCTTACCTTTTAATAAAACGGAAGAGTTTCTCTCTAAGATTGGCGATTTTAGTTACAGAACTGCCGTAAGAGATTTAGAGAAAGAACCGCTATCAAAGAAAGAGTATAAAGCACTTCAAAGTTTGTATAAGCAATCGGCAGACATTCAAAATGAAATGCGGAAAGTACAGCATCTTGTGCTTAAAAATAATCTTCGCTGGATGGACGTTGAATTGGCTCTTGCTTCAGGAAAAGAAGGGACTGACAATACGATTATTGATGGCTTTAAGACAGTTGAAAAAACTGTTGAAGGGTATTCTGAGACAGATTTCGGTCCCGCCTTTCTAAATATGCAAAAAAGAGATGAGAACTATAAGTATCTTGAAGGAAAAAATATTTCGAAAAATGAAGCGGTGAAAATCGCCAAGAATTACGCTTCTCTAGGAAATGACGTAAATGTAAAAGTCTCAGAAAACGGAAAAGGATCCGAATATGGATTTTATAGTGTAACGATTCAAGATCAAAAAAATAATCATGAAGCAAGCCTAGACATTACGAAAAAAGGCGGCTATCCTATTTGGTATATTTTATCAAGGAATGTAAAAAAACAGAAAATAAGCTTAAATGAGGCAAGCAATCGGGCGATAACATTCTTAAAAGATAATGGGTTTAAAAATTTGGATTTATTTGAAAGTGCCCAATATGATAATGTTGGCGTTTTTACATTTGTTGGAAAACAGGATGATGTTAGAATTTATCCGGACAGCATAAAAATGAAGATCGCACTTGATAATGGAAAAGTCATCGGATTTTCGGCAGAAGATTATTTAAGATCACATCATACGAGAAAACTGCCAAATCCTTCACAATCTATTGCAAAGGCAAGAACAAAGATTAATCCGAACGTTAAAATAATGGAAGAAAGTAAGGCGATAATTATCAATGACTTGAACCAGGAAGTTCTTTGTTATGAATTTCTCGGCACTTTAGGGGATGATACGTATCGTATTTTTATTAACTCAGATAGCGGTGTTGAGGAAAAAGTGGAAAAATTAAAGAATGCCGAACCAATCTATGAAGATGTTGTATAA
- the sleB gene encoding spore cortex-lytic enzyme yields MNKKLLALRLFAIFSTCVLLFPIVGNEHAEAFTNQVIQHGAVGDDVIELQARLQYLGFYNGKIDGVFGWGTYWALRNFQYEFGLPIDGLAGSATKRKLVKASKYNEKFVKEQINKGNKFSHYGGVSLEKQKKSSRVTQANRGGRGTAQTQRVTATNTPNGFSTNDIQLMANAVYGEARGEPYVGQVAVAAVILNRLESPSFPHTISGVIFEPGAFTAVADGQIWLTPNETARKAVLDAINGWDPTGNALYYFNPDTATSAWIWSRPQIKRIGKHIFCK; encoded by the coding sequence ATGAATAAAAAGCTACTGGCATTGAGGCTATTTGCTATTTTCTCCACTTGTGTACTTTTGTTTCCCATTGTAGGAAACGAACATGCAGAAGCCTTTACTAACCAGGTTATTCAGCATGGCGCAGTTGGTGATGATGTAATCGAATTACAAGCCCGTCTTCAATATTTAGGTTTTTATAATGGAAAAATAGACGGGGTATTCGGATGGGGAACTTATTGGGCTCTTAGAAATTTTCAATATGAGTTTGGCCTTCCGATCGACGGCCTAGCTGGTTCGGCAACAAAACGAAAACTCGTCAAAGCATCCAAGTATAATGAGAAATTTGTAAAAGAGCAAATTAATAAAGGCAATAAATTTTCTCATTATGGAGGAGTATCCCTTGAAAAACAGAAAAAGTCTTCAAGGGTCACACAGGCGAACAGGGGAGGAAGGGGGACTGCACAGACTCAAAGAGTAACTGCAACAAATACGCCAAATGGTTTTTCAACAAATGATATACAATTAATGGCCAATGCTGTTTACGGTGAAGCAAGAGGTGAGCCGTATGTTGGTCAAGTTGCTGTAGCTGCAGTCATTTTAAACCGTTTGGAATCGCCTTCGTTTCCACATACAATATCAGGCGTAATTTTTGAACCCGGTGCATTTACAGCGGTAGCCGACGGGCAAATCTGGCTTACTCCGAATGAAACGGCTAGGAAAGCAGTACTTGATGCAATCAACGGCTGGGATCCGACCGGCAATGCCCTCTATTATTTTAATCCTGATACAGCAACAAGTGCATGGATTTGGTCGCGTCCTCAGATTAAACGGATTGGAAAACATATTTTCTGTAAATAG
- the prsW gene encoding glutamic-type intramembrane protease PrsW has product MLGLLSAGIAPGLALLSYFYLKDQYETEPLSMVFKTFIFGAILVFPISFIQYVLGTEQLIQLGIIKAFLSTSLLEEFFKWFILFFTVYQHVAFDEPYDGIVYGASVSLGFATAENIFYLVANGLHHAFGRALLPVSSHALFGVIMGYYIGKGKFSGNPKSKWILLSLVLPFILHGIYDYILISQKDWYVLMCPFMIFLWWLGLRKVKNARALSTKHFEARLKVQKTLHL; this is encoded by the coding sequence ATGCTGGGATTATTATCTGCCGGGATTGCTCCCGGTTTGGCTTTGTTAAGCTATTTCTATTTAAAAGACCAATACGAGACCGAACCCCTTTCTATGGTTTTCAAAACATTTATATTTGGGGCTATACTTGTGTTTCCGATTTCATTTATCCAGTATGTATTGGGGACAGAGCAACTGATCCAATTAGGAATCATAAAAGCTTTTCTGTCAACAAGTTTACTTGAAGAATTTTTTAAATGGTTCATATTGTTTTTCACAGTATATCAACACGTTGCTTTTGACGAGCCCTATGACGGGATTGTATACGGTGCATCTGTTTCTCTTGGTTTTGCCACCGCGGAAAACATTTTCTATCTCGTGGCAAATGGACTTCATCATGCTTTCGGCAGAGCGCTTTTGCCTGTTTCAAGTCATGCTTTGTTTGGTGTCATAATGGGATATTACATTGGCAAAGGAAAATTTTCGGGAAATCCGAAATCTAAATGGATTTTATTGTCGCTTGTTCTTCCTTTTATTTTGCATGGCATATATGATTATATTTTGATTTCTCAAAAAGACTGGTATGTCTTGATGTGCCCATTTATGATTTTCTTGTGGTGGCTCGGCTTGCGAAAAGTGAAAAATGCTCGTGCTTTAAGTACAAAACATTTTGAAGCACGGTTAAAAGTACAAAAAACTCTTCATTTATGA
- a CDS encoding asparaginase, which translates to MKKVALLTTGGTIASKKTESGLLSSGELTGEELASLCRLPSDIEIEVHSVFQLPSMHIGFDKLIVLKKKIEEVFKDQSVNGVVVTHGTDSLEETAYFLDLTITDSRRIVVTGSQRSPDDLGTDVYSNLRNSIYVAVDESLDNVGTVIVFNERIWSAKYVKKVHASNLQGFESFGYGYLGIIDNDVVSVYQKPLIRDCYVIGDELPEVDIIKCYAGADGKFIRHAVDCGVKGIILEGVGRGQVSPLMVDDIDYAIKKDVKVVVTTSAEEGQVHTSYDYRGSAYDLKLRGAVLGKDYDSKKARIKLAVLLSAGEDIEKGFRI; encoded by the coding sequence ATGAAAAAAGTTGCATTACTTACAACCGGAGGGACAATTGCGAGCAAAAAAACAGAGAGCGGTCTGTTATCGTCTGGAGAGTTGACAGGTGAAGAACTAGCAAGCCTATGCCGTTTGCCCTCTGATATAGAAATAGAAGTACACAGTGTTTTTCAGCTTCCGAGCATGCATATCGGATTTGATAAACTCATTGTATTGAAAAAGAAAATTGAAGAAGTTTTTAAAGATCAATCTGTGAACGGGGTTGTCGTTACACATGGTACAGATTCATTGGAAGAAACAGCCTACTTTTTGGATTTAACGATTACCGATAGCAGACGTATTGTCGTCACTGGTTCCCAACGTTCTCCGGACGATTTGGGAACAGATGTATATTCAAATCTTCGCAATTCGATCTATGTAGCTGTAGACGAGAGTTTAGATAATGTTGGAACAGTGATAGTGTTTAATGAACGTATCTGGTCGGCCAAATATGTAAAGAAAGTGCATGCATCAAACCTACAAGGGTTCGAATCGTTTGGATACGGATATTTAGGCATTATTGATAATGATGTCGTTAGTGTCTATCAAAAGCCGCTGATCAGGGATTGTTATGTAATTGGAGATGAGCTGCCTGAAGTTGATATTATCAAATGTTATGCAGGTGCAGACGGGAAGTTTATCCGCCATGCAGTAGATTGTGGAGTGAAAGGAATCATTCTTGAGGGTGTCGGAAGGGGACAGGTTTCTCCTTTAATGGTAGATGATATTGATTATGCTATTAAAAAAGACGTAAAAGTCGTTGTAACGACGAGTGCTGAAGAAGGACAGGTTCATACTTCATACGACTATCGAGGAAGTGCATATGATTTGAAACTGCGCGGAGCCGTCCTTGGAAAGGACTATGACTCTAAAAAGGCAAGAATTAAACTTGCAGTGTTATTGTCAGCAGGAGAGGATATCGAAAAAGGGTTTCGAATCTAG
- a CDS encoding YpdA family putative bacillithiol disulfide reductase translates to MKYEDAIIVGAGPCGLAAAISLKEIGKNPLVIEKGNIVNAIYNYPTHQTFFSTSEKLEIGNVPFITENYKPKRIQALAYYREVVRRKNLRINSFEKVTSISKQDNGMFLVESEKSQYTAPYVIIATGYYDHPNYINVPGEDLPKVSHYFKEAHPYFDKDVVVIGGKNSSVDASLELVKAGARVTVIYRGEGYSSSIKPWILPEFDSLVRKGIIKMEFRAHVKRITEQTVVYEKDGKEYEIKNDFVFAMTGYHPDHEFLKAIGVEIDKESGRPVYDVETMETNIKGVFIAGVIAAGNDANEIFIENGRFHGGLIAKAILNREKEGR, encoded by the coding sequence ATGAAATACGAAGACGCCATTATTGTTGGAGCCGGACCTTGTGGACTTGCAGCTGCCATCTCACTAAAAGAAATCGGTAAAAATCCACTTGTTATAGAAAAAGGGAACATCGTAAATGCTATTTACAATTATCCAACTCATCAAACTTTTTTTAGCACGAGTGAAAAGCTTGAAATCGGCAATGTTCCATTCATTACAGAAAACTATAAACCAAAACGAATTCAAGCACTCGCTTACTACAGGGAAGTGGTAAGGCGGAAAAATTTAAGGATTAATTCCTTTGAAAAGGTTACTTCTATTTCCAAGCAAGATAACGGAATGTTTCTTGTAGAATCAGAAAAGAGCCAGTATACGGCGCCATATGTTATTATTGCAACCGGTTATTATGATCATCCAAACTACATAAATGTTCCTGGTGAGGATTTGCCAAAGGTTTCACATTATTTTAAAGAGGCGCACCCATATTTCGATAAGGACGTTGTTGTAATTGGCGGAAAAAATTCAAGTGTCGATGCTTCGCTTGAACTCGTTAAGGCAGGTGCTAGAGTAACCGTTATATACCGTGGAGAAGGCTATTCTTCAAGCATTAAACCATGGATATTGCCTGAATTTGATTCGCTTGTTCGAAAGGGAATAATCAAAATGGAGTTCCGGGCTCACGTAAAACGAATTACCGAACAAACGGTCGTATATGAAAAAGATGGCAAGGAATATGAAATTAAAAATGACTTTGTTTTTGCTATGACTGGTTATCATCCGGACCATGAGTTTTTAAAAGCTATTGGCGTTGAAATCGATAAAGAATCCGGCAGGCCTGTATATGATGTGGAGACAATGGAGACGAATATTAAAGGTGTTTTCATCGCAGGTGTAATTGCAGCTGGGAATGATGCGAATGAAATTTTTATCGAAAATGGGCGTTTCCATGGCGGACTTATTGCAAAAGCAATTTTGAATCGTGAAAAAGAGGGAAGATGA
- a CDS encoding Glu/Leu/Phe/Val family dehydrogenase, with protein sequence MVAENGAENINREDKHDVLKSTQTVIHRALEKLGYPEEVYELLKEPIRMMTVKIPVRMDDGSVKIFTGYRAQHNDAVGPTKGGIRFHPNVTEKEVKALSIWMSLKCGIVDLPYGGGKGGIVCDPRDMSFRELERLSRGYVRAISQIVGPTKDIPAPDVFTNSQIMAWMMDEYSRIDEFNSPGFITGKPLVLGGSHGRETATAKGVTICIREAAKKKGIDLKGARVVVQGFGNAGSYLAKFMHDAGAKVIGISDAYGALYDPNGLDIDYLLDRRDSFGTVTKLFNNTITNKELLELDCDILVPAAIENQITEENAHNIRASIVVEAANGPTTLEATQILTDRGILLVPDVLASAGGVTVSYFEWVQNNQGYYWTEEEVEEKLEKVMVKAFQNIYETAQTRRVDMRLAAYMVGVRKMAEACRFRGWV encoded by the coding sequence ATGGTAGCCGAGAACGGTGCTGAAAATATAAATAGGGAGGACAAACATGACGTTTTAAAGTCAACACAAACTGTCATTCATAGGGCTTTAGAAAAACTTGGTTATCCAGAAGAAGTTTACGAGCTCCTTAAAGAACCAATACGCATGATGACAGTTAAAATTCCGGTTCGTATGGATGACGGTTCTGTTAAAATCTTTACTGGCTACCGGGCCCAGCATAATGATGCGGTAGGTCCAACAAAAGGGGGTATTCGCTTCCATCCAAATGTTACAGAGAAAGAAGTTAAAGCGCTTTCGATTTGGATGAGCTTAAAGTGCGGTATCGTTGATTTGCCTTACGGGGGAGGAAAAGGCGGTATTGTTTGTGATCCAAGAGACATGTCTTTCCGTGAATTGGAGCGTTTAAGCCGCGGTTATGTCCGGGCAATTAGCCAAATTGTCGGACCAACAAAAGACATTCCCGCACCCGATGTATTTACAAATTCGCAAATTATGGCATGGATGATGGATGAGTACAGCCGAATCGACGAGTTTAACTCTCCGGGTTTTATCACAGGTAAACCGCTTGTGCTTGGCGGCTCACATGGGCGTGAAACTGCAACGGCAAAAGGCGTTACAATTTGTATCCGCGAAGCAGCGAAGAAGAAAGGAATCGATCTTAAAGGTGCCCGGGTTGTTGTTCAGGGATTTGGAAATGCCGGAAGCTATCTAGCAAAATTTATGCATGATGCCGGAGCAAAAGTAATTGGCATTTCCGATGCATATGGTGCTTTGTATGACCCGAACGGCCTTGATATTGATTATTTGCTTGACCGACGCGACAGCTTTGGAACGGTTACAAAATTGTTTAATAATACAATTACAAATAAAGAACTTTTGGAATTGGATTGCGATATTTTAGTTCCTGCAGCTATAGAGAACCAAATTACGGAAGAAAATGCACACAATATCCGAGCAAGTATCGTAGTTGAGGCAGCAAATGGACCGACAACGCTAGAAGCTACCCAAATTTTGACTGATCGGGGCATTTTGCTTGTTCCAGACGTTCTTGCTTCTGCTGGCGGAGTTACAGTTTCTTATTTCGAATGGGTTCAAAATAATCAAGGCTATTACTGGACCGAAGAAGAAGTAGAAGAAAAATTAGAAAAAGTAATGGTCAAAGCTTTTCAAAATATATATGAAACAGCCCAAACACGAAGAGTTGACATGCGTCTTGCAGCATATATGGTGGGTGTCCGCAAGATGGCAGAAGCTTGCAGGTTCAGAGGCTGGGTTTAA